The DNA sequence TGATCGAAGGCCCGCCCGCCCGCGTCAACTTCGCGCTCGAGCTGACGTCCACCGGCGCCGCGACGGTGCTCAAGGCGATCGGCGAAATCGACGCGTCGGTCTCCGGCGAGCTGCGCGACCGCCTGGCGGCGGCCATCGAGGCCGGCGCCCCGGTGCTCGCCGATCTGTCCGAAGTGACGTTCTGCGACTCCACCGGACTGACGGCGCTGATCCACGCCCACCGCGCCGCCGTCGCGGCCGGCACGAGGTTCGTCCTCGTCACGAAGCAGCGCGCGGTGCTCCGGCCGATCTCGCTGCTGGGGCTGGCCGAAATACTGGA is a window from the Amycolatopsis sp. NBC_00355 genome containing:
- a CDS encoding STAS domain-containing protein; protein product: MIEGPPARVNFALELTSTGAATVLKAIGEIDASVSGELRDRLAAAIEAGAPVLADLSEVTFCDSTGLTALIHAHRAAVAAGTRFVLVTKQRAVLRPISLLGLAEILEIHPDVEAARTALG